Genomic window (Grus americana isolate bGruAme1 chromosome 25, bGruAme1.mat, whole genome shotgun sequence):
ATCCGCAAGAACAAGCCCAGTATGAACTATGATAAACTCAGCCGTGCTCTCAGATACTATTATGTGAAGGTAACAGAGTCCATAAATCCACCTCAAATCCTTATCCATCTTACCAGCTTCTGCCTAATgagctttgtttcctttttcattctcttcaaGGAGATAGGTGTCACTTCTGTCTCCCAGACTTAAGTAAGGTGTACTAGTTGTATGTGTAGaggtgttgttttttctttacattattATTGTGCTGCATTTCCTTCACGGTGGTTATTTCATAAGGTTCTGGGTAGCTTTGTGCAAAATGTTACTGTCTGTGATTTATGTCTTTGCTAATACAAATCTGTCTTTGAATGCTAATCCCCTTTCCAAAAATACGTGCCCTTGCAAGAGTTAAAATCCTCAACACTCCACTTTAAGCAACAGAATGATTATGATGATTGAGGTGGTGAATATTGCACCACCTTGAGATCTCTTCTGCAATTGTCTCTACAAAGGGGCTATCAAAATAAGGATTTTCAGTGAAGCAGcccaaagtatttttcttttttacgtGTATTCAGAATCTCACCTCTGATGTGGTCAGTGAGTGTAGTCCAGCAGAATAAGATGCTACCGTTTAGCTAGTGTCTTCTAATAACTTGAGAGAGCCTTTCATTAGTGTACAGGTAGTGTCCAAAAGCTGAACTAGAACCACAGTGGGGGAGTCTTACCTTTGTGTCAATAAGCCATTTATCCCACAACTGTTACTGTGTGAGtataggagagaaaaaataaaatacaatttcagaGGAACCTGTCAGTTGTAGCAAGTGGTATGCTGCTTGGAGTTTATTATTAGGTAGCACAAATCTGACTTTGTACTGAGAGGTCTCAATAATAAGATGATTCTTATTTGTCATACAGTTATTAGGTCCAAATTGTGTGTGGCATCTTGCTTAGGAGCAAACCAAGTTTGACACATGTTATTTTGTGGTATTGAAATAGCTGATTAGTTTACATTCTGCTGACTAGTTCAGCTACTCAGCTTTATTCTTATTAAGAATAAAGGTGGCTTGATTTGAAGTATTAGCTCTTAATTCTGCAAACCTGTAAGCTTTAATTCTGCAGGTTCTCCTGTTAGATTATGCTTACTGTACCCAGGTCAGTGATCTTTGGGGGTATcgggtatttttttgtttcttagctcatcttttaaaatgttaaacagaATTGCTTGGCGGTTTTAACTCTGTTGTTAGTATATTTAGCATCAGGTTAAGCTCACCTGGTTTTAGCATTTTGTCTGCGAGCTCTGGTAGTGATACTTCGGGACCATAACTGGATTGCAAGAATGcagtgtgtttttaaaaaaaaaaaaaaaaaacaactttttgaAAGATTACAGACTATCTAATTCCTCAGTCTGTTTTAGGCAGTGTTTGTAGGAAGAAAACTAATCTGAAGAAGGTCTaaatatatctatctatcttaCCCGCAGAATATCATTAAAAAAGTGAATGGTAAGAAGTTTGTGTACAAGTTTGTTTCTTATCCGGAGATTTTAAATATGGATCCACTTGTCGTGGGCCGTATAGAAGGAGACCCTGAAATGACTGGTTTTGCGGAAGTTAGCAGTGCTCCAAAGGATGTGGAAAACTGCGGGAAGGAGAAGTCTCAGTCCTGTGCTAAATCCTCCAGCCGCAATGACTATATCCACTCAGGCTTGTACTCCTCTTTTACTCTGAACTCCCTGAACTCTTCCAGCATAAAACTCTTCAGGTCCATCAAGATTGAGAATCCAGCTGAGAAACTAACAGAGAAGAAACCTGCTCAGGATCCAACGCCCTCTGTCATCAAGTTTGTAACCATGCCCTCCAAAAAGCCTTCATCTGTCCCCCTGGTCTCTACCACTTCAACGGTCTCTGCCACTTCCACTGCTTCTGCCACTTCAACCACATCCTCTCTTCCCATGGGATCGGAAGAAACTCTCCAGACCTTGGAGACGCTTGTTCTACCCAAGTTAACTGTCCCTGAAGCTCCAGCACCTTTGCCAAACTTAACCACCAGCTTCACCCCAACTCCACCCATATCCTCAGTTTCTCCTACTCTGCAAGTTCCTTCCACACCCCCGTCGCCGCCCCTGAGCTCTAATCCTGACCTGGACATTGACACCGACATAGAGTCTGTGGCTtctcagcagctggagcaggctcaGAGCCTTCAGCATCAATCCCCAGAGCCCAAAGAACAGGATTCTTCTGTGCTGGAGAAGGAATTTGCCAATCACCTCTCCAGatctaaaaaacccaaagggcTGGAGTTGGCTCCTACTCTCGTCATTACAGGCAGTGATCCAAGTCCACTGGGGATTCTGAGTCCTTCTCTCCCAACTGCTTCTCTTACTCCAGCACTTTTCTCTCAGGTAACCTAATTCCCTTCCTGTTGGGCTTTTtgattggttttggttttgttttggttttgtttttttagtaACAATAGTGGttatgttatattttaaaacagtaaggGAAGGCAAGTGGAAAATGAATAGTCAGTAGACTGTATTTGGAGTTCTGAAGCTCAGGATGTCGCTCCCATTTTTCTTATAAAACAGAAACTTTATTCATAATTGGCATTGGCTTCCACCCCAAAGTGTGCCCAAGTGGTATGTCGGCTGTACGTGTCTGTACGCCGTTAGCATGTGGaggcaaaacccaaaccagccccAGCAGGGTCCTTTGTAAACCTTGCCAGGGTGGTattgaattatttcaaaaaccccaaaccctgcccTTATCCTTCAGGCTGattctgaaaatgctttaaaaatagagaaCCACGGCAGTGTCTGTTTAGCAGCTTTCTGTTGCTTGATTTAGTAGTCATTTACTTAAGATCAGAGTATTGTGTCTTAACAGCAATAAGAACAGCTGCTTAATTTGGTTGTTAGCCTTgagtggaaaaggaaagcttttatGCCTCATGGAAAATTTGGAAGAGAACTGAATCCAACTAGGCTGTTAAATTattctgtatatatttaatCTCTTTCCTGTAATAAATTTGAATTAGAGTGAAACTGTAGGGAAACTGCTGATTGAAAACTAAAATGGttgaagacaggaaaaaaagcaagtgcaGTTGCTCTTTTGGCACCCTTTGAAGTGTTCGGCCGGTGAATCTGGAACAT
Coding sequences:
- the ELK4 gene encoding ETS domain-containing protein Elk-4 isoform X1, producing the protein MKFSCNWLTAMDSAITLWQFLLQLLQEPQNKNIICWTSSDGEFKLLQAEEVARLWGIRKNKPSMNYDKLSRALRYYYVKNIIKKVNGKKFVYKFVSYPEILNMDPLVVGRIEGDPEMTGFAEVSSAPKDVENCGKEKSQSCAKSSSRNDYIHSGLYSSFTLNSLNSSSIKLFRSIKIENPAEKLTEKKPAQDPTPSVIKFVTMPSKKPSSVPLVSTTSTVSATSTASATSTTSSLPMGSEETLQTLETLVLPKLTVPEAPAPLPNLTTSFTPTPPISSVSPTLQVPSTPPSPPLSSNPDLDIDTDIESVASQQLEQAQSLQHQSPEPKEQDSSVLEKEFANHLSRSKKPKGLELAPTLVITGSDPSPLGILSPSLPTASLTPALFSQTPILLTPSPLLSSIHFWSTLSPVAPLSPARLQGANTLFQFPSVLNSHGPFTLSGLDGPSTPGPFSPDLQKT
- the ELK4 gene encoding ETS domain-containing protein Elk-4 isoform X2, translated to MTDLTAMDSAITLWQFLLQLLQEPQNKNIICWTSSDGEFKLLQAEEVARLWGIRKNKPSMNYDKLSRALRYYYVKNIIKKVNGKKFVYKFVSYPEILNMDPLVVGRIEGDPEMTGFAEVSSAPKDVENCGKEKSQSCAKSSSRNDYIHSGLYSSFTLNSLNSSSIKLFRSIKIENPAEKLTEKKPAQDPTPSVIKFVTMPSKKPSSVPLVSTTSTVSATSTASATSTTSSLPMGSEETLQTLETLVLPKLTVPEAPAPLPNLTTSFTPTPPISSVSPTLQVPSTPPSPPLSSNPDLDIDTDIESVASQQLEQAQSLQHQSPEPKEQDSSVLEKEFANHLSRSKKPKGLELAPTLVITGSDPSPLGILSPSLPTASLTPALFSQTPILLTPSPLLSSIHFWSTLSPVAPLSPARLQGANTLFQFPSVLNSHGPFTLSGLDGPSTPGPFSPDLQKT
- the ELK4 gene encoding ETS domain-containing protein Elk-4 isoform X3, giving the protein MDSAITLWQFLLQLLQEPQNKNIICWTSSDGEFKLLQAEEVARLWGIRKNKPSMNYDKLSRALRYYYVKNIIKKVNGKKFVYKFVSYPEILNMDPLVVGRIEGDPEMTGFAEVSSAPKDVENCGKEKSQSCAKSSSRNDYIHSGLYSSFTLNSLNSSSIKLFRSIKIENPAEKLTEKKPAQDPTPSVIKFVTMPSKKPSSVPLVSTTSTVSATSTASATSTTSSLPMGSEETLQTLETLVLPKLTVPEAPAPLPNLTTSFTPTPPISSVSPTLQVPSTPPSPPLSSNPDLDIDTDIESVASQQLEQAQSLQHQSPEPKEQDSSVLEKEFANHLSRSKKPKGLELAPTLVITGSDPSPLGILSPSLPTASLTPALFSQTPILLTPSPLLSSIHFWSTLSPVAPLSPARLQGANTLFQFPSVLNSHGPFTLSGLDGPSTPGPFSPDLQKT